Proteins encoded by one window of Desulfovibrio inopinatus DSM 10711:
- a CDS encoding SLBB domain-containing protein, protein MTLQILQPYYQHEHSDDVTAVDIVVIGINGEKVLEACFDSIDRARRPHLDLRIIYVDGGSNDTSISIAQNRPDVCIIDDSGDAPTPGRQRNSGYQAGTAPYIQFMDCDTTLDKDWLEHGLQALTNAEMHVGAVCGLRQERFPNDTVYNAIADIEWNGPAGPTNAFGGDVLIRREVIEAVNGYDDILVAGEDPELSQRIIDAGWTILRLNVPMTTHDIAMKYVGQYWRRSFRTGYGYAAVSARHGATRGFWVAETQRILLRGGISCLSLPACITLLALGKPFLAVACLLLGLYVLFRPFLGKKNEIARQNNISPEFASTYALHCSVVVIPQCFGALRYYLGCVLHLPLKNKSRRLKSGVSRLTMLMLCVVAFALTGCPSPSPKPTPIDTNGGQTSSKGFTLEPVRDQERYADPATVEAFSNEVPDEYQLGPGDVLDFSVWNRPELSRKEIVISPDGQITLPRIGILDIEGKSMVEATELIKSKLGKLYERPEVALSIVRYNNNKAFVLGRVSNPGVVHFPGRGTLLEALALAGGLPVIRQEAFLTKCSIIRGRDTIIWIDLRSLLNDGNVALNARLKNNDVVFIPESDDELVYVMGEVETPGALKLKTRLTLLDAIMMSGGPTDTASLERVYLIRFDGKKGTVLEIDLKDMIETGQMTKNYMLQDNDVVYVDKTGMARFNYALEQIMPTLQILQMGTSIVDMTTSIRDKLKNDLSTGSDLGFINSVSGQNSSSSTP, encoded by the coding sequence ATGACCCTGCAGATCCTGCAACCCTACTACCAGCACGAGCATTCCGACGATGTTACTGCTGTCGATATCGTCGTCATCGGCATCAATGGAGAAAAGGTTCTCGAAGCGTGTTTTGACAGCATCGACCGTGCACGACGCCCCCATCTCGATTTGCGAATTATCTATGTCGATGGAGGTTCAAACGATACCTCGATTTCCATTGCGCAAAACCGACCCGATGTGTGTATCATAGATGATTCCGGGGATGCGCCGACACCGGGACGACAACGTAATAGTGGTTATCAAGCCGGAACGGCACCATATATTCAGTTTATGGATTGCGATACGACGTTGGACAAAGATTGGCTTGAACATGGACTTCAGGCATTGACGAACGCGGAAATGCATGTCGGCGCGGTCTGTGGTTTGCGTCAGGAACGTTTTCCCAATGACACGGTATATAATGCTATTGCCGACATTGAATGGAACGGACCTGCCGGTCCGACGAATGCTTTTGGGGGCGACGTACTCATTCGACGTGAAGTCATCGAAGCCGTCAACGGGTATGATGATATCCTTGTTGCTGGAGAAGACCCGGAATTGTCTCAACGCATCATTGACGCGGGCTGGACAATTCTCCGGCTCAATGTCCCCATGACCACTCATGATATTGCGATGAAATACGTCGGCCAATATTGGCGACGGAGTTTTCGCACCGGCTATGGATATGCCGCCGTAAGCGCCAGGCACGGCGCAACTCGAGGCTTCTGGGTTGCTGAGACCCAACGTATTCTTCTCCGTGGCGGTATTTCGTGTTTGTCGCTTCCTGCTTGCATTACTCTTCTTGCGTTGGGGAAACCTTTTCTGGCTGTTGCGTGTTTGCTTCTCGGACTCTATGTGCTGTTTCGTCCCTTCCTCGGCAAAAAGAACGAAATTGCCCGGCAAAACAACATTTCACCCGAGTTTGCCAGCACTTATGCTTTGCATTGTTCCGTTGTAGTGATTCCACAATGTTTTGGCGCCTTGCGGTATTATCTCGGATGCGTGTTGCATCTCCCACTGAAAAACAAGTCGCGCCGGCTCAAATCCGGTGTCAGTCGACTCACCATGCTCATGTTGTGCGTTGTAGCGTTCGCCCTCACAGGCTGCCCAAGTCCCAGCCCGAAGCCGACTCCCATTGATACCAATGGAGGCCAGACCTCTTCAAAAGGGTTCACGCTTGAACCAGTGCGAGATCAGGAACGATACGCTGATCCCGCAACGGTAGAAGCATTTTCTAACGAGGTTCCCGACGAGTACCAACTCGGGCCAGGCGATGTGCTTGATTTTTCGGTTTGGAACCGTCCGGAACTCTCCCGCAAGGAGATCGTGATCAGTCCGGATGGACAAATCACCCTGCCTCGAATCGGTATTCTCGATATTGAAGGCAAAAGCATGGTCGAAGCAACCGAGCTGATAAAAAGCAAACTCGGTAAACTGTATGAACGCCCTGAAGTCGCGTTGTCCATCGTCCGGTACAACAACAATAAAGCCTTCGTGCTGGGTCGAGTCAGTAATCCCGGTGTTGTCCACTTTCCAGGACGCGGTACACTATTGGAAGCGTTGGCCTTGGCGGGAGGGTTACCCGTTATCCGTCAGGAAGCCTTTCTTACGAAATGTTCCATTATTCGCGGGCGTGACACCATTATATGGATCGATCTCCGATCACTGCTCAACGATGGCAATGTTGCACTCAATGCCCGACTCAAAAATAACGATGTGGTCTTTATCCCCGAGTCCGATGATGAACTTGTTTATGTCATGGGCGAGGTCGAAACACCTGGAGCACTTAAACTCAAAACGCGGCTGACGTTGCTTGACGCGATCATGATGTCCGGCGGCCCCACTGACACCGCCAGTTTAGAACGGGTGTATCTCATTCGTTTCGATGGGAAAAAAGGCACCGTACTTGAAATCGATTTGAAAGATATGATTGAAACCGGTCAAATGACGAAAAACTACATGTTGCAGGACAATGATGTCGTCTATGTCGATAAAACCGGAATGGCCCGCTTCAACTACGCGCTTGAACAAATCATGCCGACATTGCAGATTTTGCAGATGGGTACCTCTATTGTCGATATGACAACGTCTATTCGCGACAAGCTTAAAAATGACCTGAGTACAGGGTCCGACTTGGGATTCATTAATTCCGTCTCGGGCCAAAACTCTTCATCATCCACCCCATAG
- a CDS encoding polysaccharide biosynthesis C-terminal domain-containing protein, protein MTDQDTTGKRMSVSAVGKKVAGNAAAGVITQFFHLVSRIALTPFILSFIGLREYGLWTICFVILSYAGLTAFGVGNVYVRYTASYHGENDTNGISRLLSTGVFAMLAVSLAVYGILAFLAPLLLAEHGVDPAFNDMARSLILGSAAIFLLDIGLGGFRGILEGLQETALVSWVSLATVVLEVVLIFTLLPFGAGVLGLLYAYAAKTLTLIVSMAFFVFRKLPGLRLSPALFDRSMLRVFFVFGGKIQLLGFMGIFIDTFDKVVASSMLGLEAVGFLEIGRKFPNTARGFSSAAFGPFMPAASYLGGFWADGEWPSFRDRAGKYLRLVLLGSVFAVAALVPLLIMREDGISIAGMFTLKLTHGVFIIVAVILILFITGLYHRFHGKDEYFVGEDVRNLFLTGSRFINLVNATVFVFLAAISSRLLFAWVGAGYDEAAIILVLVSAAGLVHQGTGPGTLIFRGIDRSGREFEYMIIQCVLLLVWAPALGELYGLVGVSAGFSLAAIVASLYFFKRTLRAFKLPLRHALHRIALPMLAPLLSGGCVFALAASFPPLSRVNTAGLVLGLGLFHLAFTMVLLKYFFLDTTEWELVVQALAKKIKRQ, encoded by the coding sequence ATGACCGACCAGGATACCACGGGAAAACGAATGAGCGTTTCCGCTGTCGGCAAAAAAGTCGCCGGCAATGCCGCGGCTGGCGTCATCACCCAGTTTTTCCACCTTGTCAGCCGCATTGCGCTGACGCCTTTTATCCTGAGCTTTATTGGGCTTCGTGAATATGGTCTCTGGACGATCTGTTTTGTTATTCTGTCATATGCCGGGCTCACCGCCTTTGGTGTCGGCAATGTGTATGTACGCTATACCGCGTCGTATCATGGAGAAAACGATACAAACGGAATCAGCCGTCTCTTGTCCACCGGCGTCTTTGCCATGCTTGCTGTCAGTCTTGCCGTGTATGGGATTCTTGCTTTTCTCGCACCGTTATTACTTGCTGAACATGGCGTCGACCCGGCATTCAACGACATGGCGCGCTCACTGATTTTGGGATCGGCAGCGATTTTTTTACTCGATATTGGATTGGGCGGATTTCGCGGTATTCTGGAAGGATTACAGGAAACAGCTCTCGTCAGTTGGGTGTCCCTCGCCACCGTAGTTTTGGAAGTGGTGTTAATTTTTACCCTTTTGCCCTTTGGCGCGGGAGTGTTAGGCCTGCTCTATGCGTATGCGGCCAAAACCTTGACGTTGATTGTGTCCATGGCTTTTTTTGTATTTCGTAAACTGCCTGGATTGCGCTTGTCCCCTGCGTTGTTTGACCGGTCCATGTTGCGCGTTTTCTTTGTTTTTGGTGGAAAGATTCAGCTTCTTGGTTTCATGGGAATTTTTATCGATACGTTTGATAAGGTCGTCGCATCGTCGATGCTCGGGCTCGAGGCCGTCGGCTTCCTCGAAATCGGTCGCAAATTTCCCAACACGGCACGCGGATTCTCATCGGCCGCGTTTGGTCCTTTTATGCCGGCAGCCTCATATCTCGGTGGATTTTGGGCCGATGGCGAATGGCCCAGTTTTCGGGACCGCGCAGGAAAATACCTTCGATTGGTTCTGCTGGGTTCAGTCTTCGCAGTCGCAGCGTTAGTTCCTCTTCTTATTATGCGAGAAGACGGCATTTCCATAGCCGGTATGTTCACCCTCAAGTTGACACATGGGGTGTTTATCATCGTGGCGGTTATTCTCATTTTATTCATAACCGGTCTGTACCATCGTTTCCATGGCAAGGATGAATATTTTGTCGGAGAGGACGTTCGCAACCTCTTTCTCACCGGCTCGCGCTTCATCAATCTTGTCAATGCTACGGTCTTTGTTTTCCTGGCGGCTATTTCAAGCCGTTTACTCTTTGCCTGGGTAGGCGCAGGTTATGATGAAGCAGCCATCATTCTTGTGCTTGTCTCAGCAGCAGGCCTTGTTCATCAGGGAACCGGACCGGGAACCCTCATTTTCCGCGGCATTGATCGTTCAGGACGAGAATTTGAATATATGATTATACAATGTGTCCTGCTCTTGGTCTGGGCTCCAGCTCTGGGCGAACTCTATGGCCTCGTCGGGGTCTCGGCTGGTTTTTCTCTGGCTGCTATTGTCGCCAGCCTCTATTTTTTCAAACGAACATTGCGTGCATTCAAACTTCCCCTTCGTCATGCACTGCACCGTATTGCTCTTCCGATGTTGGCACCGCTCCTTTCAGGAGGATGCGTTTTTGCGCTCGCGGCAAGCTTCCCTCCCCTTTCTCGCGTCAATACGGCCGGGCTTGTTCTGGGACTTGGCCTCTTCCACCTTGCATTCACGATGGTTCTCCTCAAATACTTTTTTCTCGACACAACGGAATGGGAACTTGTTGTCCAAGCCCTGGCCAAAAAGATTAAACGGCAATAA
- a CDS encoding GumC family protein encodes MPNESDTGLQPTPTPNPKGKRFDALGFVKRRAVPILIMGSALFLVLLPLALLKERPYFEASGTLLIAREMPAITGRLGNESRDDANIVNYFHDYARTQVERILNLQHIETAILALPDDVRDIYRRPGLPLTAAAAIVRAGLSVGQIGRTHLVEVRLQSPNPTGLADMVNAIMETYMGKLRSEKERREETRLSYLRQELTFLDTEINDQTRELAKVIDATKTNPNIDHTNIFLEKALDLQKAATRAHTEMITAQNAYLQALKQKEAIESIPTNALSEELVAGSQVLWRTTSWTYEKLQELRASIDGVTRSNPDRKYIEDRMAAMKRYETQQRKEVQDQAKRIINGKRTYEQQERVVELEHDYLSKKETADTLQAELNIALQQLEDSTLAMFRGKRLLAGIDNNKKKFFDFEERIRDLLVESKSPLRASIETYASAPGEPAGTNLKKLLMLVFLGSFGIAGAGFLAYDFTDNRVRGPKDIADALGQPPSWPISRVVSETKADPFPQLTLDHPASQTAKAIRSLAVRIDKERKKHDAHIVTVTGVSNASGVTALCLNLGHAMKYFCDRVLIIDGNNLRPGLSRLSQTPPAESCLEDALHGHTELAECLTPDTRRGIDLLFLRQGPWPRALYRALPDFLAQVAERYDIVFIDAAPVLENDLTETLLLSSQVTVLVVQGDRTLFPLFTRSAEIIFRLEVPAMATVLNWGGEKPVTRLDGIIDRCPRVLRPMLRGLTKFGKKLLMADTDSKFNDIAA; translated from the coding sequence ATGCCCAACGAAAGCGACACCGGTCTCCAACCTACACCTACCCCCAACCCCAAAGGCAAACGCTTTGATGCACTTGGCTTTGTCAAACGTCGAGCTGTCCCTATTCTCATTATGGGATCGGCCTTATTTCTCGTCTTGCTTCCATTGGCGCTCCTCAAAGAAAGACCCTATTTTGAAGCATCGGGTACCTTGCTGATCGCACGAGAAATGCCTGCCATCACGGGGCGTTTGGGGAACGAGTCACGCGATGATGCTAATATCGTCAATTATTTCCATGATTATGCTCGAACGCAGGTGGAGCGCATTCTCAATTTACAACATATTGAGACCGCCATTCTCGCACTTCCTGATGATGTGCGCGATATTTACAGACGGCCGGGCCTGCCACTGACCGCAGCAGCGGCCATTGTTCGAGCAGGTCTTTCTGTCGGGCAAATCGGTCGAACACATTTGGTTGAAGTGCGTCTGCAAAGCCCCAATCCCACCGGATTAGCTGATATGGTCAATGCCATCATGGAAACCTATATGGGGAAATTGCGCAGCGAGAAAGAACGGCGAGAAGAAACGCGCTTAAGCTATTTACGCCAGGAACTCACATTTCTCGATACAGAAATCAACGACCAAACACGCGAACTTGCCAAGGTCATCGACGCGACCAAAACCAATCCCAACATTGACCATACCAATATTTTTCTTGAAAAGGCTCTTGATCTGCAAAAAGCCGCCACGCGTGCGCATACGGAAATGATTACCGCACAGAATGCTTACCTCCAAGCGCTCAAACAGAAGGAAGCGATTGAGTCTATTCCAACGAATGCCTTATCCGAAGAACTTGTTGCCGGGAGCCAAGTGCTATGGCGCACTACGTCCTGGACCTATGAAAAACTCCAAGAACTGCGTGCTTCCATCGACGGGGTGACGAGATCGAATCCCGATCGCAAATACATTGAAGATCGCATGGCCGCCATGAAGCGCTATGAAACGCAACAACGCAAGGAAGTCCAGGATCAAGCCAAACGCATCATCAACGGAAAACGGACTTACGAACAACAAGAACGCGTTGTTGAACTTGAACATGACTATCTTTCCAAAAAAGAAACTGCAGATACTCTACAAGCAGAACTCAACATAGCCTTGCAACAGCTTGAAGACTCGACCCTGGCTATGTTTCGCGGCAAACGTCTGCTCGCTGGCATTGATAACAACAAGAAAAAATTCTTCGATTTTGAAGAACGTATTCGAGACTTGCTCGTTGAATCAAAATCCCCTTTGCGCGCTTCCATTGAGACCTATGCCAGTGCACCAGGTGAACCTGCCGGAACGAATCTCAAAAAACTGCTGATGCTCGTCTTTCTTGGATCGTTTGGTATCGCTGGCGCCGGATTTCTCGCCTATGATTTCACTGATAACCGCGTGCGCGGCCCCAAAGATATTGCAGACGCATTAGGACAACCACCATCCTGGCCGATCTCTCGTGTTGTCTCAGAAACCAAGGCAGACCCATTTCCACAACTGACATTGGACCACCCCGCCAGCCAGACGGCAAAGGCTATTCGCTCGCTGGCGGTACGCATCGACAAAGAACGCAAGAAGCATGACGCCCATATTGTCACAGTGACGGGTGTCAGCAATGCATCGGGAGTCACGGCTCTGTGCCTTAATCTCGGTCATGCCATGAAATATTTTTGTGACCGGGTTCTCATCATCGACGGGAACAATCTACGCCCCGGCCTTTCGCGGTTAAGCCAAACGCCTCCGGCAGAATCCTGCCTGGAGGATGCTCTTCATGGACACACCGAATTGGCTGAGTGCCTGACGCCGGATACACGACGCGGTATTGATCTCCTGTTTTTGCGACAAGGCCCTTGGCCTCGAGCTTTATATCGAGCGCTTCCCGATTTTCTCGCCCAGGTTGCGGAACGCTATGATATCGTTTTCATTGATGCGGCCCCAGTTCTTGAAAACGATCTAACGGAAACCTTGCTGTTGTCATCCCAGGTGACAGTGCTTGTCGTTCAAGGCGATCGGACCTTGTTCCCTCTGTTTACACGAAGTGCGGAAATCATTTTCCGTCTCGAAGTTCCGGCAATGGCAACCGTCCTGAACTGGGGAGGGGAAAAACCCGTTACCCGACTCGACGGCATTATCGATCGCTGCCCACGTGTGCTTCGTCCCATGCTGCGCGGCCTGACAAAATTCGGCAAAAAACTCCTCATGGCAGATACGGATTCGAAATTTAACGATATCGCCGCTTAG
- a CDS encoding glycosyltransferase family 4 protein, whose product MSHTTSPLRLFYAAGPGDVVGSFRHFLQGRDDPAQTAVAYSTQFFEACRQTESLGLCVSSHDRPDTAHGQQISARNMPRFLKHARGALWHGAHITYGLRLLHIAAAFQADVAFISEDTTHFFIADLFRTRGIMPIPTLHNTLWTDTGPKSRLQSVILRAARPYFSKHAISILSASRAIRQQVEHLTDGEAQPIMEFLPLYRHDVFSDLPPPDPHCRPFRVLFAGRIEANKGIFDLVQAAALLKDRGLPIAFDICGTGAALPEVKRRVDNERLGDIVQIHGHLSRPDMMDRLGASHVVAAPTTPDFNEGFNQSLSEAVLAGRPVIATAVNPALEQVAAAAVVVPPYAPAALADAITDFVNTPDRYVELCHHAQSVAGVFRNPESSFQHMLLRAIHLAQTLRTRAL is encoded by the coding sequence ATGTCACATACCACTTCTCCACTGCGTCTTTTTTATGCAGCCGGTCCCGGCGATGTCGTCGGCTCATTTCGCCATTTTCTCCAAGGCCGTGACGACCCTGCGCAGACGGCGGTTGCCTATTCCACGCAATTTTTCGAAGCATGTCGACAAACCGAGAGCTTAGGTCTGTGCGTCTCCTCACATGACAGACCGGATACAGCACACGGTCAACAGATATCGGCCCGCAATATGCCACGATTCCTCAAACATGCCCGTGGTGCGCTCTGGCATGGTGCACACATCACCTATGGCTTGCGCCTTCTGCACATCGCCGCTGCATTTCAGGCCGATGTTGCATTTATCTCCGAGGACACAACGCATTTTTTTATTGCCGATCTCTTTCGAACACGAGGAATCATGCCGATCCCAACACTTCATAATACGCTCTGGACCGACACAGGCCCGAAAAGCCGTCTTCAAAGCGTAATACTCCGTGCTGCACGTCCGTACTTCAGCAAACATGCCATTAGTATTTTATCGGCATCACGTGCCATTCGTCAGCAAGTCGAACATCTTACCGATGGCGAAGCGCAGCCGATTATGGAATTTCTGCCTTTATATCGGCATGATGTATTTTCCGATCTCCCCCCTCCCGATCCACATTGCCGCCCATTTCGAGTGCTTTTTGCCGGTCGCATCGAGGCCAACAAAGGAATTTTCGACCTCGTTCAGGCTGCCGCATTGCTCAAGGATCGGGGGCTCCCCATTGCTTTCGATATTTGTGGGACCGGGGCCGCACTTCCCGAAGTCAAACGACGCGTGGACAATGAACGTTTAGGTGATATCGTCCAGATACACGGCCATCTCTCTCGTCCCGATATGATGGATCGGCTCGGAGCGAGCCATGTTGTTGCCGCTCCGACGACCCCGGACTTTAACGAAGGGTTTAACCAAAGTCTTTCCGAAGCCGTTCTTGCTGGACGACCTGTCATCGCTACGGCCGTCAACCCAGCTCTTGAACAGGTTGCCGCGGCGGCTGTCGTAGTTCCTCCGTACGCGCCCGCTGCACTAGCCGATGCCATAACCGATTTCGTCAACACCCCTGATCGTTATGTCGAACTCTGTCACCATGCACAATCAGTTGCCGGCGTGTTCCGGAATCCGGAATCAAGTTTTCAACATATGCTTTTACGTGCGATTCATTTAGCCCAAACATTACGTACACGTGCATTGTGA
- a CDS encoding glycosyltransferase codes for MSHRIALLLFDAEYESSVFKYVSALAEGLSGFDLRIIVVRPTSRIDIAGVPVFSLNGGNRAAILSAWKLAQFVKHHAIDLVISSCTGPNLLACAMTLFSRKARVIAIEHNTFSVHEGQHPAKRFLAGRLYPRAQRIVAVSQGVADDLRLLFPHLGDNIHVVVNGLLKPRGEIERLAATSPPHPWFEDGHGPILVNVAEMFHRKGQDILLRALAQVRTHVNARLVLVGSETEPFHSGLLHLCKELGLDDAVTMVGYQSNPFSFMAAADAFILSSREEGFGLVLIEAMACRAVVISTDCPFGPSEIIEPEKSGLLIPVNDPNAMANAILRVITEPHLAERLRQGGYTRAATFDRSVFLSNFTAIISSVLEGTS; via the coding sequence ATGTCGCACCGGATTGCCCTTTTATTGTTCGATGCTGAGTATGAATCCAGTGTATTCAAATACGTGAGCGCATTAGCGGAGGGCCTGTCCGGATTCGACCTGCGTATTATCGTTGTTCGCCCCACATCACGTATCGATATTGCCGGTGTCCCGGTCTTCTCACTCAACGGGGGCAATCGTGCGGCGATTCTCTCCGCCTGGAAACTCGCACAATTTGTCAAACATCATGCGATTGATCTTGTCATTTCGTCCTGTACAGGCCCGAATCTTCTCGCCTGTGCTATGACGCTGTTCTCGCGCAAAGCCCGTGTTATTGCTATCGAACACAACACATTTTCCGTTCATGAAGGACAACATCCGGCGAAACGATTTCTTGCTGGACGTCTGTATCCTCGGGCACAGCGTATTGTTGCCGTATCCCAAGGGGTCGCCGATGATTTACGGCTCTTGTTTCCGCATCTTGGAGACAATATCCACGTTGTCGTTAATGGGCTGTTGAAACCGCGAGGCGAGATAGAACGATTAGCGGCAACGTCTCCCCCGCATCCGTGGTTTGAGGATGGACACGGCCCTATTCTTGTCAATGTCGCGGAAATGTTTCATCGTAAAGGGCAGGATATCTTACTCCGTGCTCTTGCGCAGGTTCGAACGCATGTTAACGCTCGTCTTGTGCTCGTTGGTTCTGAAACCGAACCATTCCACAGTGGATTGCTCCATTTATGCAAAGAATTAGGACTGGATGATGCCGTCACGATGGTAGGATATCAATCCAATCCCTTTTCCTTCATGGCGGCCGCCGATGCATTCATTTTATCCTCTCGCGAAGAAGGGTTCGGTCTTGTTCTCATTGAAGCCATGGCATGCCGCGCCGTCGTCATCTCCACGGACTGTCCCTTCGGTCCCTCGGAAATTATTGAACCGGAAAAAAGTGGCCTTCTGATTCCTGTAAATGATCCCAATGCAATGGCCAACGCCATTCTCCGCGTTATCACAGAACCGCACTTGGCGGAAAGGCTACGTCAGGGAGGATACACCCGCGCCGCGACATTTGATCGCTCTGTCTTTCTTTCCAACTTTACAGCTATCATCTCTTCGGTTCTGGAGGGCACATCATGA
- a CDS encoding glycosyltransferase family 4 protein produces MTSRPNVLLVMEECNPDWPSVPLVAFRFYDEIRKYCQTVLVTHVRNREGLERVRGQDTITYIEESRFSSGLYNVVAKAFGTGQVNWPLLHAMSYPLYMEFDFRVRKQFSSRVRAGEFDLVHAMTPVMPRYPYSIAKDCVRVPFVLGPVNGGVPFPPGFAEVGRTEGSRFNFLRQFARFLPGYRQTYARANQILAGSIFTKEFLQTRIGIPADKLLYFPENGVPQSFFRQEVKPYSDNQIKLLFVGRLTAYKGADMTIEALAGLPDSVRKHVSLTIVGDGPQRQELELLTQTHGLKEHVQFTGFIPQDATRQAYFDADIFVFPSVREFGGAVVLEAIAAGLPCIVADNGGIAEYITDECGIALPPTSRTELTASLTSTLNELVNDPGRLQAMSRAAIERAQQFSWEAKGKALIEIYRTCISAASGRTP; encoded by the coding sequence ATGACCTCACGTCCCAACGTTCTGCTTGTCATGGAAGAATGCAATCCCGACTGGCCGTCCGTTCCACTCGTTGCCTTTCGGTTCTATGATGAAATTCGGAAGTATTGTCAGACGGTCCTTGTGACGCACGTACGCAACCGCGAAGGACTCGAACGGGTACGAGGGCAGGATACAATCACGTATATCGAAGAATCTCGTTTCAGCTCCGGATTGTATAATGTTGTCGCCAAAGCGTTTGGTACAGGCCAAGTCAATTGGCCTCTGCTCCACGCGATGTCCTACCCTCTCTACATGGAATTCGATTTCCGCGTGCGAAAACAGTTCAGCTCTCGTGTCCGTGCTGGTGAATTCGACCTGGTCCACGCCATGACTCCTGTTATGCCGCGCTATCCCTATTCCATAGCCAAGGATTGTGTTCGTGTTCCGTTTGTGCTCGGTCCGGTCAACGGCGGCGTTCCATTTCCTCCCGGTTTTGCCGAAGTCGGCCGTACCGAAGGGTCACGTTTCAATTTTCTTCGCCAGTTTGCACGCTTTCTCCCTGGATATCGGCAAACCTACGCTCGCGCCAATCAGATTCTCGCTGGCTCGATCTTCACCAAAGAGTTTCTACAAACTCGTATTGGCATTCCCGCAGACAAACTCCTCTATTTTCCTGAAAACGGCGTACCGCAATCCTTCTTTCGCCAGGAAGTAAAACCGTATAGCGACAACCAGATCAAATTGCTGTTTGTCGGCCGACTGACTGCCTATAAAGGGGCAGATATGACCATCGAAGCTCTTGCCGGACTCCCCGACAGCGTACGAAAACATGTCAGTCTGACAATTGTTGGCGATGGTCCGCAACGTCAGGAGCTGGAATTACTCACCCAGACACACGGCCTGAAGGAGCACGTCCAATTCACCGGATTCATCCCGCAGGACGCAACGCGACAAGCATATTTTGATGCCGATATTTTTGTATTTCCTTCCGTTCGGGAATTTGGTGGCGCAGTCGTTCTCGAAGCTATCGCTGCTGGTCTTCCCTGTATTGTGGCAGACAATGGGGGGATCGCCGAATATATCACCGACGAATGTGGCATCGCTTTACCACCGACGTCGCGAACGGAACTGACCGCATCCCTGACGTCGACCCTCAACGAACTCGTCAATGATCCGGGACGTCTTCAGGCCATGTCACGTGCTGCTATTGAGCGCGCTCAACAATTTTCTTGGGAAGCGAAAGGAAAAGCGCTTATCGAAATATATCGTACATGCATAAGCGCAGCATCAGGACGGACGCCGTGA